One genomic window of Candidatus Latescibacterota bacterium includes the following:
- a CDS encoding efflux RND transporter permease subunit, translating into MNLTEFSLKRPVSIMMIFVCFIVIGIIASRLLPKEYFPDLDAPFIFIEIPYPGSTPEEIERQITKLAEEVLATISGIKRMESNSWENGCWVRLNFDWGVNTNIKALEAKEKLDGIRHLFPDDLERFFVRKWSTSDMEIMQLRLSSNRDLSNSYDMLERNIKKRIERLEGISKVDLYGVEKKEIRIQLLADRIIQHGIDINRLTATLRRANFLVTAGKITDNNQRYVVRPLGEFESVEEIGDITVNQNNIHLRDIATITYDHPRLTYGRHLNKKYAIGLDIFKESGANLVEVADRAIAEIEKIKALPEMEGISLYFMENAAEGVESSLNEVLKSGVLGGCLAIIVLFFFLRSLSSTFMVALAVPLSLLITLALMFFTGITLNILTMMGLMLAVGMLVDNAVVVTESIHRHQTNGMEKLKAIRVGVKEVSLAITAGTLTTAIVFLPNIVSPNDDVSVYLKHVGLTICIALGVSLVLAQTIVPLLASRIRPSAPSKKRTVIDRLIDRYSIVLEWTMKHPKATTGIIILTLLSVAIPMKFVPMEMFDSQDDRRFRLHYHINGSYTVEKVEKAVDKYEDFLFSRQEEFEIESVYTYYQGNYATSTILLTKGKKAKKSIETIQELIRKDLPKLAIANPSFEWQAPGGGSESIRIQLIGKSSEYLVSLSRDVAWTLSKIEGFTDVRSQAETGDKEVHVVVNRDRARQYGFSTAEIANVVSAAMRGINLRHFRDEQGEVEMRLEFQNLDRQSLDQLQNVPVINEAGQSISLASLADFRVRRGPRNIRRENRITAIGITANLKGIKTNEAREKIKQVLDNYDFPSGYQWNYGQNFRHEEEAFNTMLVNLLLALALIYFVMAALFESLIFPSTIWTQILFAIVGVYWFFLITGTDMTLMGMIGILILIGVVVNNGIVLVDHINQLRVRGLERREAIMQAGRDRLRPILMTAGTTILSLVPLCIGTTLIGGDGPPYFPMARAIVGGLTFSTLVTLLILPTIYVKLDDLRNYSKSIVRRSR; encoded by the coding sequence ATGAACCTTACGGAATTCTCATTAAAACGACCCGTATCGATCATGATGATTTTCGTTTGTTTCATTGTTATCGGGATTATAGCCTCCCGCCTGCTTCCAAAAGAGTATTTTCCAGATCTTGACGCTCCCTTCATATTTATCGAGATTCCCTACCCCGGCTCTACTCCAGAGGAGATCGAAAGACAGATAACCAAGCTGGCTGAAGAAGTGCTGGCTACCATAAGCGGAATAAAGCGAATGGAGTCCAACTCCTGGGAGAATGGATGCTGGGTCAGATTAAATTTCGACTGGGGAGTCAATACAAACATCAAAGCTCTTGAAGCGAAAGAAAAACTCGACGGAATACGCCACCTTTTCCCTGATGATCTTGAACGGTTTTTTGTCAGAAAATGGTCCACCTCCGACATGGAGATCATGCAGCTGCGTTTATCGAGCAACAGGGACCTGTCGAACTCCTATGACATGCTGGAAAGAAATATAAAAAAGAGGATCGAGAGACTTGAGGGAATATCCAAAGTGGATCTGTATGGAGTCGAAAAGAAAGAAATTAGAATACAGCTTCTGGCGGACAGGATCATTCAACACGGGATAGATATTAACCGCCTTACAGCGACACTCAGAAGGGCAAACTTCCTTGTTACCGCCGGCAAGATCACTGATAACAACCAGCGATACGTTGTGCGGCCTCTGGGTGAATTTGAATCGGTTGAAGAAATCGGCGATATTACCGTCAACCAGAACAACATTCATCTCCGTGACATCGCAACGATCACATATGACCATCCCAGGCTTACGTACGGCCGTCACCTGAATAAAAAATATGCTATAGGACTTGATATCTTCAAGGAATCGGGAGCGAATCTCGTAGAGGTCGCTGACAGGGCTATAGCCGAGATCGAGAAAATCAAGGCCCTGCCGGAAATGGAAGGGATCAGTCTCTACTTCATGGAAAACGCTGCCGAGGGCGTAGAAAGTTCTCTCAATGAAGTCCTCAAATCGGGGGTCCTCGGCGGATGCCTCGCGATAATCGTCCTGTTCTTTTTTCTCCGATCCTTGTCGTCGACATTCATGGTAGCGCTCGCGGTCCCCCTTTCGCTCCTTATTACCCTTGCCTTGATGTTCTTTACGGGAATCACTCTTAACATCCTGACTATGATGGGGCTGATGCTTGCCGTTGGTATGCTTGTAGATAATGCGGTAGTAGTCACCGAATCGATTCACAGACATCAGACGAATGGAATGGAGAAGCTGAAGGCTATAAGAGTCGGTGTAAAGGAAGTGTCTTTAGCTATAACCGCAGGCACATTGACGACAGCCATCGTATTTCTGCCAAACATCGTCAGCCCCAACGATGATGTCTCTGTCTACCTGAAACATGTCGGGTTGACCATATGTATCGCTCTTGGAGTATCTCTCGTCCTCGCCCAGACTATAGTCCCCCTTCTTGCATCAAGGATCAGACCCTCCGCTCCATCGAAAAAGCGAACGGTCATAGACCGCCTTATTGACAGATACTCCATAGTGCTCGAATGGACGATGAAACATCCGAAGGCCACTACCGGTATAATCATTCTGACTCTACTCAGTGTTGCGATACCGATGAAATTCGTCCCGATGGAGATGTTCGATAGCCAGGATGACAGAAGATTTCGCCTTCACTATCATATAAACGGTAGCTATACCGTTGAAAAAGTCGAAAAAGCAGTGGACAAATATGAGGATTTTCTGTTTTCCCGTCAGGAAGAATTTGAAATAGAGTCTGTCTATACATATTATCAGGGTAATTACGCAACATCTACAATTCTTCTTACCAAGGGGAAAAAAGCTAAAAAATCGATAGAAACTATCCAGGAACTTATCAGGAAGGACCTTCCGAAGCTCGCAATCGCTAACCCGTCTTTCGAATGGCAGGCTCCTGGAGGCGGAAGCGAATCTATCAGGATACAGCTGATCGGAAAATCGAGCGAATATCTGGTGAGCCTCTCGCGTGATGTAGCATGGACACTGTCAAAGATCGAAGGGTTTACCGATGTCCGGTCTCAAGCTGAGACAGGTGACAAGGAAGTACACGTCGTTGTCAACCGCGACAGAGCAAGACAATATGGCTTCTCGACTGCAGAAATCGCCAATGTCGTCTCCGCGGCCATGCGTGGGATAAATCTCCGTCATTTCAGAGATGAACAGGGCGAAGTGGAAATGAGACTTGAATTCCAGAACCTGGATAGACAATCTCTCGATCAGCTTCAAAACGTTCCCGTGATAAACGAAGCTGGACAGTCAATATCTCTGGCCTCACTCGCCGACTTCAGAGTCAGGCGTGGACCGAGAAACATCCGTCGCGAAAACCGGATTACTGCGATCGGAATCACCGCGAACCTTAAAGGTATAAAGACAAATGAAGCTCGCGAGAAGATCAAACAGGTCCTTGACAACTATGACTTTCCATCAGGATATCAATGGAATTACGGGCAGAACTTCCGTCATGAAGAGGAAGCCTTCAACACTATGCTGGTGAACCTTCTTCTTGCACTCGCCCTGATATACTTTGTCATGGCCGCTCTGTTCGAATCGTTGATCTTCCCTTCTACCATCTGGACACAGATCCTCTTCGCTATAGTCGGAGTCTACTGGTTTTTCCTCATCACAGGAACGGATATGACGCTGATGGGTATGATCGGAATACTGATACTCATCGGGGTTGTCGTTAACAACGGGATCGTCCTGGTCGATCACATCAATCAACTTCGAGTCCGTGGACTTGAAAGACGCGAAGCCATAATGCAGGCGGGAAGAGACCGCCTGAGACCGATCCTGATGACCGCTGGAACAACTATTCTCAGCCTCGTCCCATTGTGCATCGGCACTACACTGATCGGTGGGGACGGCCCTCCCTACTTCCCCATGGCCAGAGCAATAGTCGGAGGACTCACCTTTTCCACTCTCGTCACACTCCTGATTCTTCCAACAATTTATGTTAAACTCGACGATCTGCGTAACTACTCAAAATCAATAGTTCGCAGAAGCAGATGA